In Excalfactoria chinensis isolate bCotChi1 chromosome 3, bCotChi1.hap2, whole genome shotgun sequence, one DNA window encodes the following:
- the CHRM3 gene encoding muscarinic acetylcholine receptor M3, with product MIMHNNSSTLPLFSNVSSFWKRDSHGPGLLDEGASLIGSYDFPQTTESFPFSPVESTNTSLNATIKDPLGGHTVWQVVLIAFLTGIIALVTIIGNILVIVSFKVNKQLKTVNNYFLLSLACADLIIGVISMNLFTTYIIMGHWALGNLACDLWLSIDYVASNASVMNLLVISFDRYFSITRPLTYRAKRTTKRAGVMIGLAWVISFVLWAPAILFWQYFVGKRTVPPDECFIQFLSEPVITFSTAIAAFYLPVTIMSILYWRIYKETEKRTKELAGLQASGSEAETARFVHQTGSSRSCSSYELQRQSMKRSSRRKYRRCHFWLTMKSWEPNTDQGDQEHSSSDSWNNNDAAASLENSASSDEEDITAETRAIYSIVLKLPGHSAILNSTKLPSSEDLNESADELQKSDTDSQEKKQKKLQPPKSIQDDGSFQKSFSKLPIQPGSTETATASDGISSVTKTSAALPLSFKEATLAKKFALKTRSQITKRKRMSLIKEKKAAQTLSAILFAFIITWTPYNIMVLVNTFCNCVPKTVWNLGYWLCYINSTVNPVCYALCNKMFRNTFKMLLLCQCDKRKRRKQQYQQRQSVIFHKRIPREAS from the coding sequence ATGATCATGCACAATAACAGTTCAACCTTGCCCCTGTTTTCAAATGTGAGCTCCTTCTGGAAGAGAGATTCCCATGGACCAGGACTACTTGATGAAGGAGCATCGCTTATTGGCAGCTATGATTTCCCTCAGACCACAGAGagctttcccttctcccctGTGGAATCAACAAACACATCCCTAAATGCCACAATCAAAGACCCTCTGGGTGGACACACTGTCTGGCAAGTAGTTTTGATTGCTTTCCTCACTGGGATCATTGCACTAGTGACCATCATAGGAAACATCCTAGTGATTGTCTCATTTAAGGTtaacaaacaactgaaaacagtCAACAACTACTTCTTGTTGAGTCTTGCTTGTGCAGATTTGATCATCGGTGTTATTTCCATGAATCTTTTCACGACATACATCATTATGGGCCACTGGGCTTTGGGAAACTTGGCCTGCGATCTTTGGCTCTCCATTGACTATGTTGCCTCTAATGCCTCTGTCATGAATCTCCTTGTCATAAGTTTTGACAGGTATTTTTCCATCACTAGGCCACTTACATACAGAGCCAAACGAACAACTAAAAGGGCTGGAGTGATGATTGGTTTAGCATGGGTCATCTCTTTTGTTCTTTGGGCCCCTGCCATCTTGTTCTGGCAGTATTTTGTTGGGAAGAGGACTGTGCCTCCTGATGAATGTTTTATCCAGTTTCTAAGTGAACCTGTCATCACTTTTAGCACTGCCATAGCTGCCTTTTACTTGCCAGTCACCATTATGAGTATTTTGTATTGGAGGATTTACAAGGAGACTGAGAAACGCACCAAAGAGTTAGCAGGACTACAGGCTTCGGGCAGTGAGGCAGAGACAGCACGCTTTGTACACCAGACTGGCAGCTCCCGGAGCTGCAGCAGCTATGAGCTGCAACGGCAGAGCATGAAGCGCTCAAGCCGAAGGAAGTACAGGCGCTGCCACTTCTGGCTCACAATGAAGAGCTGGGAACCCAACACAGACCAGGGGGAtcaagagcacagcagcagtgacagctggaACAACAATGATGCTGCTGCCTCCCTTGAAAATTCAGCCTCATCTGATGAAGAAGACATCACAGCAGAGACCAGAGCTATCTATTCAATCGTTCTGAAGCTTCCTGGTCACAGTGCCATCCTCAATTCCACAAAGTTGCCCTCCTCGGAAGATCTGAATGAGTCAGCAGATGAACTGCAGAAATCTGACACAGActcacaggaaaagaaacagaaaaaactgCAACCTCCCAAAAGCATTCAGGATGATGGAAGTTTCCAGAAGAGTTTTTCAAAGCTTCCAATTCAGCCAGGGTCAACTGAGACAGCTACAGCTTCTGATGGCATCTCATCAGTGACCAAGAcatctgcagccctgccttTGTCCTTCAAGGAAGCAACTCTGGCAAAAAAATTTGCCTTGAAGACCAGAAGTCAAATCACAAAGCGAAAACGAATGTCActtatcaaagaaaagaaagcggCACAGACGCTCAGTgccattttgtttgcctttatCATTACCTGGACTCCTTATAACATCATGGTTCTGGTGAACACCTTTTGCAACTGTGTCCCCAAAACTGTCTGGAACCTGGGGTACTGGCTTTGCTACATCAACAGCACGGTGAACCCTGTGTGCTATGCACTGTGTAACAAAATGTTCAGAAATACTTTCAAGATGTTACTGCTGTGCCAGTGTGACAAACGAAAACGACGCAAACAGCAGTATCAGCAAAGGCAATCTGTCATTTTTCATAAGCGGATCCCTAGGGAGGCTTCATAG